The proteins below come from a single Danio aesculapii chromosome 23, fDanAes4.1, whole genome shotgun sequence genomic window:
- the dnase1l1 gene encoding LOW QUALITY PROTEIN: deoxyribonuclease-1-like 1 (The sequence of the model RefSeq protein was modified relative to this genomic sequence to represent the inferred CDS: inserted 1 base in 1 codon), with amino-acid sequence MRMTIRLFLLTVFLLSGLLTCYGFRICAFNVQSFGDSKSADAKIMNSISRIVARCDICLLQEVRDQKNKAIPRLLEAVNKIGNNDFQYVASERLGRTQTYQEQYVFFYRKSTATLKGQYXYPDTQTGDVDAFSREPFVVYFQAPKTLAKEFILIPQHTTPSNATKEIDELYDVFVDVRGRWETENVMFLGDFNAACGYVAKKNRKNIRLYTDPSFTWLIQDNVDTTVKQSTDCAYDRIVVHGEPFLRSIEPFSAQPFNFPKEFLLTEAQALEVSDHYPIEVVLKDVKSRMSTRYSEAPCLLPAVFVLNALLLLQMIV; translated from the exons ATGAG GATGACCATCAGACTGTTTCTCCTCACCGTCTTCCTTCTCTCTGGACTTCTGACCTGCTATGGCTTCAGAATTTGTGCTTTTAATGTCCAGAGTTTTGGCGATTCAAAATCAGCCGATGCCAAAATTATGAACTCTATATCACGG ATTGTAGCTCGCTGTGACATTTGTTTGCTTCAGGAGGTCAGAGATCAGAAAAATAAAGCCATCCCACGACTACTTGAGGCAGTCAACAA AATTGGTAATAATGATTTTCAGTATGTGGCAAGTGAACGCCTTGGAAGAACACAGACCTATCAGGAGCAATACGTATTTTTTTACAG GAAAAGCACCGCAACGCTGAAAGGCCAGT AGTATCCAGATACACAGACAGGAGATGTAGATGCTTTTTCCAGAGAGCCCTTTGTGGTGTATTTCCAAGCccctaaaacat TGGCTAAAGAGTTCATCTTAATCCCACAACACACCACTCCTTCAAATGCCACCAAGGAGATCGATGAACTCTATGATGTCTTTGTGGATGTTAGAGGGCGCTGGGAAACTGAg AATGTGATGTTTCTCGGGGACTTCAATGCAGCTTGTGGTTACGTGGCTAAGAAGAACCGTAAGAACATCAGACTCTACACTGACCCCTCCTTCACCTGGCTGATTCAGGATAACGTAGACACTACAGTCAAACAGTCCACTGACTGTGCATACgacag AATTGTTGTGCATGGAGAGCCCTTTCTCAGGTCAATTGAACCATTTTCAGCGCAGCCGTTTAACTTTCCCAAGGAATTCCTTCTTACAGAGGCTCAG GCTCTAGAAGTGAGCGATCACTACCCCATAGAGGTGGTCCTCAAGGATGTGAAATCAAGGATGTCCACGAGATACAGTGAAGCTCCTTGTCTTCTGCCTGCTGTGTTTGTCCTGAACGCTTTACTGCTCCTGCAGATGATTGTATGA